CAACTTCTTCTCAAGCTTCTTTGCAGACCTGCTGTGTACGCACAAATCCTTAGGGACTTGCGGCTAGAAGTTATTAGCTTTACAAATAATACCGATGCAATTATGGTTGCGATCTATCGACTGTCGTTAAGGACGAGGAAACCCCGACCCTAACGATGCATTTGTCGCATTCTTTTTTCCAATAGCTCTACTCCCCTGCATTCGGAATGATGGGTTGTTTTTTATTGGGGAGTTCCTAACGTGCAGCTCTGGAAGTAACAGAACGCTGTAAATTAGCCAAAGCGCGATTGTAATCTAAGATAGCTGAAACTCGATTACCTTCTGCTCTTGTCAGGTCGTTTTCGGCAGCAATCACCTCTGTTTGCGTACCAACACCAGCTTGGAATCTCAACCTGGCTATCCGCAAAGCTTCTCTAGCTTGTTCTAAGGCGACCGTAGAAGTCTGCACATTATCTAGATTAGATTGCAATTGAAAATAGAACTGTTCTACATCAAAGCGAATTTGGTCGCGTTGACTAGCAAAGTTTGTTTCTGCGATCGCAATATTAGCTCTTGATTGAGCTGCTCTTGCTCTTGCTGCTCCACCATCAAACAAAGTTAAATTTGCTTGCAGTCCCACTGAATAACCATCAGCAACGCTAATATTATCGTTGAATTGATCTAGTAAACTATACCTACCAGTCACGCCTATTTGTGGCCCTAGTTGTGAAAGCGCCTGACGACGTTGTTGTTCGGCAATATTGCGTTGTGCTAACTGTTGGGGCAATTCAGGGCGATTTTGAAAAGCTTGCACAATAGTTTGTTCGAGTGTTTGCGGCCAAAGACCCGCTATTCTCACAGGATCGGCTGCCGTGACATCAACCGACTGTGGCAGACTTAATAGCGTGCCAAACTGACGACGCGCAATTTGCTGCTGTGAAAGAGCAAGAGTTAGCTGTTGTTGTGCGTTAGCTAAATTAACTTGCGCTTGCAGAACATCGAATTGCGTACCTACTCCAGCTTGAAGTCTAGCTTGCGTATCGCGTAAACTAGCCTGAGCATTTGCTACCGCAGCCTGATTAATTCGGACTTGTTCATCTGCTCCTTGCAAGTTGTAGTACTGGGTGGAGACATTTAAACCAATTACCAAAGACTGATTTTCAACATTCAATTCATCTACTCTTACCTGCTCTTCTGCTGCTCGGATATTAGCTTGGCGATTACCGGAGGTATAGAGGTCATAGTTGAGTTGTGCTTGACCGTTGAAGGATGTAGTTGATGAATTACCACCACTAAAACCAGGGCCGTTGTTAGTTAAATTAGTACTAAGATTAGCATTAGGTAACAAAGCAGCCTGAGCTTCTCGGACTGCGCTTTGGCTGCGTTGTAACTGCAATATAGCTACCTGCAATGTTCGATTATTGCGTCTTGCTAGTTCCAAAGCCTGAGCCAAAGTCAGAGGTACAGTTCTCTGAATTCTCACTTCCTCTGGTTTGGTAGGAAATTGTAAAGGATTAGGATTCGGGTTGAGATTATCGATGTTTGAAGC
The genomic region above belongs to Calothrix sp. NIES-2098 and contains:
- a CDS encoding outer membrane efflux protein yields the protein MNFTLFFVRSTWVAVAVAILMPTLAQSTDAATPPAVKQSQDITGTNPASNIDNLNPNPNPLQFPTKPEEVRIQRTVPLTLAQALELARRNNRTLQVAILQLQRSQSAVREAQAALLPNANLSTNLTNNGPGFSGGNSSTTSFNGQAQLNYDLYTSGNRQANIRAAEEQVRVDELNVENQSLVIGLNVSTQYYNLQGADEQVRINQAAVANAQASLRDTQARLQAGVGTQFDVLQAQVNLANAQQQLTLALSQQQIARRQFGTLLSLPQSVDVTAADPVRIAGLWPQTLEQTIVQAFQNRPELPQQLAQRNIAEQQRRQALSQLGPQIGVTGRYSLLDQFNDNISVADGYSVGLQANLTLFDGGAARARAAQSRANIAIAETNFASQRDQIRFDVEQFYFQLQSNLDNVQTSTVALEQAREALRIARLRFQAGVGTQTEVIAAENDLTRAEGNRVSAILDYNRALANLQRSVTSRAAR